GAAAGCTTTCCATATTTGTAATCTTCATTGTATTTTTCTACATCAAAATACACCGAACCGTTGGCTTCGTAGGCGTATCCATTTTTCAGAATACCTTCAATCACCTGAATTTGTTCGATAATATGACCTGAAGCACGCGGCTCGATACTTGGCGGCGTAACATTAAGGTCATCCATATTCCGGTGAAAAGTATTCATGTATTTCTGAACCACTTCCATTGGCTCCAGCTGCTCCAAACGCGCTTTTTTTGCAATGCGGTCTTCGCCAACACCTTCCACTTCATCTTCCAGGTGGCCCACATCGGTAATGTTGCGCACGTAACGCACTTTGTTTCCAAGGAAAGTAAGGTAGCGATACAACAAATCGAAAGTAATAAACGGACGGGCGTGCCCAAGGTGCGAATTACTGTAAACCGTTGGTCCGCACACGTACAAACCAACACGACCTTCAACCAATGGCTTAAACGCTTCCTTTTTTCGGCTAAGCGTATTGTAAATATATAGTTGACTCATAATTTTTTTTGAAAATCAGATGATGATGCAAAGGTAAAACAAAATGCCTTATTATAGTGCCAGTTTTGTACCACACGGTAGCTACAACAACCCAAATTACCCCTTGCCAAAACAATTATTCCGCCTGGTTGGCTTCGGTACTTTCATTTTGTTTTTTTTGCTCATCGAGCTTGTTAAAATACTTGCGGTAAAAAATCAGAATAGAAAATATTCCAACTGTTATAGCCGAATCGGCAATGTTGAATACCGGTCTGAAAAAGATAAACGGATTTCCTCCCACCTTTGGCAACCATTCGGGATAGCGGCCTTCAATTAAAGGAAAATAAAACATATCAACTACCCGACCATGTAAAAAACTGGAGTAACCACCCTCTTCAGGAAACAGGCTTGCCACCTGCCCATAACTGTGGTTAAAAATTATTCCGTAAAAAAGGCTATCGATAATGTTGCCAATTGCACCGGCAAAAATAAGAGCAATACAAGCAATAAACCCAAATGGCACATCTTTCTGTTTTGCCAGTTTAAATAAATACCAGCCAATGGCAATAACGGCAACAATCCGAAAAACACTCAGAAACATTTTACCGTATTCGCCGGCAAATTCAAATCCAAATGCCATTCCGTTGTTTTCAACAAAATGCAGAATAAACCAATCTTTAAACACCACAATTTCGTCGCCAATTGAAAGGTTGGTTTTTATCCAGAACTTGAGTACCTGGTCAATAATTAAAATGGAAAATATTATTATCAATGATTTGATTGTACGCGACATATCCTTACCCTTTATAACAGAAATGCTCTTCGAAAACTTTTAATATGTTTTTCGAAGAGCAAATCCGAATCTTTTTGGTTCTACTTTTTATTGTCCCTTTTTCGCATCAATACTTAGTGTTGCATGAGGAACTGCACGCAGTCTTTCTTTTGAAATTAACTTACCTGTTTCGCGACAAACACCGTATGTTTTATTCTCGATACGAATTAGAGCAGCTTGTAAATGCTGAATAAATTTTAACTGACGCTGAGCTAATTTTCCGGCTTCCTCTTTAGAAAGGGTAGCTGCGCCTTCTTCTAATACCTTAAATGTTGGCGATGTATCAGAAATATCATTTCCATCGCCTTGAGTAATCGAATTCTTGTACATGGTATAATCTTCCTGGGCTTTTTCAAGTTTAACCAGAATGATTTTTTTGAATTCCATCAACTCCTCATCCGTATATCTGTTTTTGTCTCCCATAGTTCTTGGGTTTTTAAGTTCCTCTCAAATGTTTCAACAAGGCCCTAAAATAATAAAAAAGTCCATCATTTTAAGTGCCTGTTAACAATTATTTACTTCACTTTTTCCACCTCAATTTGCGCCATCACATCTTTGTCGATTTCTACCTCATTCGATTTTGCAGCATCAACCTTATCAGTCAACTCCAGGGCATCGGCAAGTGTTTGTGCACAAATGTATTCTTTGTGGTTTTCAACGGCCTGATTGTATTCGTCATGTTTTAAAACAGTGAGCTTAATCCGGTCGGTTACTTCAAAGCCACTTTCCTTCCGCAGGTTCTGTATTTTATTAATAAACTCGCGGGCAATTCCTTCCTGTTTCAACTCTTCCGAAACATTTATATCCAGGGCAATAGTCATCTGACCTTCAGTGGCTACGGTCCATCCCGGAATATCTTCGGTTTGAATTTCAACATCGTCTAACGACAACATAATCTTTTCATCACCCAATGTTAACTCATATTCTCCGGTACTTTCAAAAGCCGAAATCGCGGTCTGATCCAACTGATTTACCGCCCCGGCAATTTGTTTCATCATTTTACCGTATTTCGGGCCAAGTGCTTTAAAATTCGGTTTAATTTTCTTTTTAATCACTCCGGCCGTATCGGTTAAGAACTCCACTTCTTTAACGTTAACTTCTGCTAAAATGATATTTGAAACTGCTTCAAATTGCTCTTTAAAATGCGGATTTAATACCGGCACCATAATTTTACCTAAGGGCTGGCGTACTTTCAGCTTCTCTTTTCGGCGCAGGGCCAAAATCATTGATGAAGCTTTTTGCGCTATGGCCATTTTTTCTTCCAGGTCTTTGTCAATTAAGTTATTATCGTAAACCGGGAAATTATCGAGATGTACACTCAGGTCGCTTGCCTTTCCGGTAACTTTATTTAAATCGTTGAAAAGCAAGTCGGCGTAAAATGGTGCGATTGGCGCCATTAATTTTGCAACAGCTTCCAAGCAAGTGTAAAGCGTTTGGTAAGCCGAAACTTTATCTGTAGAATACTCTCCACCCCAGTAGCGTTTACGGCTTAGGCGAACAAACCAGTTACTCAGGTTTTCGCTTACAAATTCCGAAATAGCACGGCCTGCGCGGGTTGGTTCATAGTTTTCGTAGCTTTCGCCAACCTCTTTTATCAGCGAGTTCAGCAAGGAAATAATCCAGCGGTCAATCTCAGGACGTTTCTCAACGGGGATTTCTTCTTCGGCATATTTAAAGCCATCAACATTGGCATACAATGCGAAGAAATTGTAAGTATTATAAAGTGTTCCGAAGAACTTACGTTTTACTTCTTCCACCCCGTCGATATCAAATTTAAGGTTATCCCAGGGTTGCGCATTGGTAATCATGTACCAGCGCAGTGGGTCGGAGCCATATTTATCAATGGTATCAAACGGATCGACAGCGTTACCCAAGCGTTTCGACATTTTCACGCCGTTTTTGTCGAGTACCAAACCGTTTGAAATAATATTTTTAAATGCTACCGATTCATCAATCATGGTGGCAATGGCATGCAGGGTAAAGAACCAACCACGGGTTTGGTCTACACCTTCGGCAATAAAATCGGCCGGGAACACATCTTTAAACTTGTCCTTCCATTGGAAAGGATAGTGGCGCTGCGCGTAAGGCATGGCACCCGAGTCGAACCAAACATCAATAAGATCGGCTTCGCGCTCCATTTTTTGCCCTGATGGAGACACCAGAATAATATTATCGACATGCGATTTATGCAGGTCAACCCGGTTGTAATTATCTTTGCTGTAATCGCCAACTTTAAATTCGGCAAAGGGATTTTCCGACATAAATCCGGCTTCAACCGCTTTGTCTATTTCGGCCATTAATTCTTCCATCGACCCGATACAAATCTCTTCTGATCCATCTTCTGTTCTCCAGATTGGCAGCGGTGTGCCCCAAAAACGCGAACGGCTAAGGTTCCAGTCCACCAGGTTCTCCAGCCAATTGCCAAAACGCCCGGTTCCGGTTGATTTGGGTTTCCAGTTGATGGTGTTGTTTAAGGCCACCATTTTATCTTTAACGGCTGTTGATTTTATAAACCACGAGTCGAGCGGGTAATACAATACCGGTTTATCGGTTCGCCAGCAGTGCGGATAACTATGCACATGCTTTTCAATTTTGAAAGCTTTGTTCTGCTGTTTCAACATTACTGCAATGTCAACATCAACGGTAGCAGCATCTTCTTCCAGCTTGTCGTCGTATTCGTTTTTCACCGAACGGCCGGCAAAATCATGATAGGTTTCAGTATTTACATACTTTTCTACAAACTCAGGATCAAGATCGATGGTTGGATAAAATCGTCCTTTCCGATCAACCAGTGCCTGGCGTTTTCCTTCGGTATCAACCACCACCAGTGGCGAAATGCCGTGTTGTTTGGCCACGCGGTCATCGTCGGCACCAAAAGTAGGTGCAATGTGTACGATTCCGGTACCGTCCTCAATGGTTACAAAGTCGCCGGTAATTACTTCAAAAGCTTTGCCCTCGGGCCTTACCCAATCTATCAGTTGTTCGTATTGCACACCTTTTAACCGCTCGCCGGTGTATTCGGCCAATACTTTAAAAGGTATTTTTTTATCACCGGGTTTATAATCTTCCAGGGCCAGCCCTGCATTTTTCGAATTGAAATAAACCGGGAAAAGGTCTTTTGCCAAAATTAAAGTAACAGGATCGCCGGTGTATGGATTAAACGACTGAACTTTTACATAGTTGATGTTCGGTCCCACACAAAGTGCCGTGTTCGATGGCAATGTCCATGGCGTGGTTGTCCATGCCAGGAAATACAAATCGGTTTCAACTCCTTCAAAAAGGAATTCCGATTTTTCGTTGCGCAAAGCCTTAAACTGGGCAATTGCTGTGGTGTCTTTAACATCGCGGTAGCAACCCGGCTGGTTCAGCTCGTGCGAGCTTAAACCTGTTCCGGCAGCCGGCGAGTAGGGCTGAATGGTGTAGCCTTTATACAACAATCCTTTTTGGTAGATTTGTTTCAGCAACCACCATACCGATTCAATGTATTGGTTGTCGTAGGTTACATACGGATCGTCCATATTTACCCAGTACCCCATTTTTCGGGTCAGCTCTTCCCACTCGCGGGTGTATTTCATCACCTCTTTGCGGCAGGCATCGCTGTATTCTTCAACGGTAATTTTCTTACCTATATCATCTTTTGTAATGTTCAGCGCTTTTTCAACGCTTAATTCCACCGGCAAACCGTGTGTGTCCCAACCGGCTTTACGGTGCACACGAAAACCTTTCATGGTTTTGTAACGGCAGAAAATATCTTTAATGGCACGCGCCATCACGTGGTGAATACCGGGCATTCCGTTTGCCGATGGCGGTCCTTCGTAAAATACAAATGTTTCTTGTCCTTCGCGGGTTGAAATACTTTTATGAAAAGTATCGTCATTTTCCCAACGTTCAAGTACGTCCTTGTTTATCTGTGCTAAATCTAACTGCTTATATTCCTGAAATTTATTACTCATAAGAACACCTTATAATCCACTGATTTTAAAAAACATGCAAATATAGAAAAATTTTGATGGGTGGCGAGGATGATTCCGACCTTAATTAAAACGGACTAAAAAGCTAATATCAACTAATTTACCTTACAGCCCAACGCTTTTTATAAGTTGCTTACACAGTTGTTTAAATTACTGACTAATAGCGTCCTGTTAACTTTTATGGCGTCCTGTACCATTTGCATCACATCCTGTTACCTTTTTTTCTAATCCTGTTAAGTTTTTGGGCGTCCTGTTAAACAGGATTCAGGATTTTTGTAACAGGATAGGAGAAATGGGTACAGGGAGGCGCATCCAATTACTGAGGCAACCCCCTCATATCCTTCCAACTTTAAATTCCTACACCAAGTTTAATAAATGTTTCAGACAGAAAATACTTTTTCCTATAGCTGAAAAAGTATTCAAAAAAGCCACCGCTGACGATAAAAAGCTAAACATAAATTCGTTGTATTGAAAAAACGAAAAGGTTATTTTTTGATCCCGATAAATCGGGAGTTTCTTTTGATCGTATGCAAAAGGTACTGCCCGTCTGGCATGAAGACAAATTCACCCGTATTAATTAACTAATACGATTTGTGGTTCTGTTTAAATACAACTCTATACTTGTAACTTACTTTAACCAACTTCAAATCAAATAAAGAAAAAGCCGCTTTACCGGGAAAGATAAAGCGGCTTTGGTGGAATACCTTATGAAGATGCCCGATTAAAACCGGGTCTTACTATTTTTTGCAATCTATAGCGAAGCTAAGCAGCCGTTTTGCATCCCTTTGGGAAATCGGGCGTAACAAAACACCGAACTTAGTTTCTCGAGAAACTGTATTCTCTTACCACAGATCCGTTTTTTAATGCTTTTATTAATTCAGGTCGAGAACCGAATTAAATTCACCCTCAACAATACCGTTTGGAGCAGTACTGTCGGCTTCAGTTTCGTTTTCCCAAACCGAACCATCAATTAAATATTTAAACTGGTAGGCTTTACCGGTTTCAAGGTTCAGCGTTTGTGTAAAATCACCACTTTTCAGTTTTTTCATTGGCTCAACTTCTTCACTCCAGCCGTTAAATTCTCCAACAATTTTAACAGTTTCGGCGTTTGGCGCATCAGCTTTGGCCACACGGAAAGAAACTTTACACTCGGGTTTACTTTTCAAATATTGTTTTTTAATACTCATAATTCAATTTTTTATGAAACAGAATCTGCCAGCGGAAATGCAGGTAAGAAAAAATCAGGAAGAATTCGCATCCGGCGCCTGACGAGAATTCAAAATTCATTTAACTACCAAACAAAGCCGATTAAGCGATCTGAATCGTTTTTGTTATTAATTTCAAATTTTGTTTTAGCTCTTACTGGTTTGGATTTGAACGTTTATCAATTTGTAAATCAAATATATGGCATTAACATTAATTAACACCTTGATGAGAATTTATTTAGCCGGAGATTTAACACACTGATAAAATTAAAAACTCTAAGTATCTTCTTGTAAATCAGACGCATTGGGACAAACCTCAACGTTTACAGGCTCTGTTGTACGCTATATCTGTTAAAAATAGCGGTAGTTAAAACTAAGCAAATGCTAGCTTTTCGCGCGCAATAAATTAACTTTTTGCATGAATGTTTTTACACGCGCCGAATCAATCGTGTTTTGCCATTGCCCATTGCACTTAAACGACGACCCTACTATAAAAGCATCAGCATAGGGCCAGTAATCTTCAATATTTTTGCTATCCAATCCGGAGCCAATAATAAGGGGAAGCTTTGTACTTTCCTTTACCTCCACAACATCATCAAGCGAGGCCTGCATTCCTGTTGCATTTCCGGTAACAATTACACCATCGCTAAGGAAAAATTCGGCTGCCCGAGCCATTTCAGCAACCGACACATCAGCAGAAACTGCATGGGAAGAGTGTTTCTTTTTTATATCGGTCCATATTTTTATGTTTCCGGCTCCAATTTTCTTACGGTACCGCAACAGTTCTCCGGCATCGCTGTTCATCATTCCTTCATCGGCGAGGTGCCCAAAAACAAAACCTTCGGCACGAATAAAATCAAGTCCAGCCGCCATGGCTACTGCCAGTGCCTGTTTATTTGCGCCGGCCAGAATTTGTATTCCCAATGGCAATCCAACTTCCTGTTTAATTTTTTGGGCAACCACTGTCATGCTTGCAACAATTTCGGGCCCAACAGTACGATTCAGGTACGGCCGATCATGCATATTCTCAATCATAATGGCAGCCACTCCACCCTTTGCCAATTTTCTGGCATCTTCTACAGCGTCATTAATTATTACGTTTATTGCCACGCTGTTTTTGGGTGTTCCGGGCAGGGCAGCCACATGCACCATCCCTATTATTGTTTTATTCAATTGCATTGTTGATGTGTTTTATGCTTATAAAGTTAAATGAAAACAACGAACTTATTTCAAGGCCATTAAAAAGAAAGTTGACTTCTTTTTGTTTGCGGCAGAATTTGTACTTTTACGCTTACAACCTAAATCAATATTTTAATGAGAAACTTAAACCTTCTGATTACCATTATTACTGTACTCGTTTTTTGGGGTTGTTCGAGGCCCCAACAAAAATCTGTTAACACCTTATCGAAAAAAGAAATTTCTGATGGATGGCAGCTCTTGTTTGACGGGGAAACCTTGAGCGAATGGAAAATGTTTAATGGTGGTGCAGTTTCGGGCTGGAAAATCGTTGATGGAGTTTTGCATAACTCGGGCCAGGGTTCCGATCATGGTGGCGATATTATTACCAAAAAACAATATGCCGATTTTGAATTGTACCTGGAGTGGAAAATAGCTCCCGAAAGCAATTCGGGTATTTTTTATCGCGTACAAGAGGGGCTTACCGATGCCATATACGAAACGGGCCCGGAATACCAGCTACTGGATGACAAAGGCTGGTCAAGCCCCCTTGAAGCCAACCAGTATTCGGGAGCCAATTACGGTATGAATGCTCCCGAAAATGCCCGGGTAAAACCAACAGGCGAATGGAATACAACACGAATTATTGTGAACAAGGCACATGTTGAGCATTGGCTTAACACTACTAAAGTGGTGGAATATGAACTGTGGACTGACGATTGGGCAAAGAACAAGGCACAAGGCAAATGGGCCGAAACCCCTCACTATGGTATGGCTAAAACAGGCCATATCGGGTTGCAGGACCACGGAGGATTAACCATGTTCAGAAATATAAAAATTAAAGAACTCTAACGCAAACTCCATTCCGTTCCGAAGAAACATCAGCCAAGTGGTTTGCCAATAAAAATTATCTTTGCCCAAAACATTTTCGAAAATGGAAATTACGGCATTCAGAGACTTGAGACCCTTCTCTCAATTGGTTTTTACCGCTTTTATTGTTATGGTCAGCGTTATGATATTTTTTATTTTATCGCTTGTTGTGGCCATTCCCATCTGGGGTCTGAGTACGGTATTACACCTGCCCGAAGTAAATGCTGCAACTCCTCAAAAAATCATCAGGCTCTATAAATTTATTCAGGTAGTGCAGGCTATTGGCTTCTTTATTGTTCCTCCCTTTGTTTTAGGCTACCTATTCCATGGCAAGTCAAACGATTACCTGTATCTCAACAAATCTTTTCGGTCGCAAAATGTAGTCCTGATTATTGTTCTGATGTTTATTGTGGCCCCGTTTATTAACCTCGTTGGCGAACTAAACAACAATATGCGCTTTCCTGCATGGCTTTCGGGAGTAGAAAACTGGATGCGCAATGCAGAGGAACACGCTGCAGAAATAACCAATGCATTTTTAGCTGTAAAAAATATTAGCGGACTTGCATTTAACCTATTTATGATTGCCTTGTTACCTGCACTTGGCGAAGAGCTCCTGTTTCGGGGTGTTATTCAGAAAATTTTTAGCAAAATAACACGCAGTCACCATTGGGGAATATGGATTTCGGCTATACTTTTCAGTGCCCTGCACATGCAGTTTTTTGGATTTGTTCCGCGTGTGTTACTCGGTGCATTATTTGGCTACCTCCTGGTATGGAGCGGATCGATGTGGCTTCCTATTCTTG
Above is a genomic segment from uncultured Draconibacterium sp. containing:
- the ileS gene encoding isoleucine--tRNA ligase; translated protein: MSNKFQEYKQLDLAQINKDVLERWENDDTFHKSISTREGQETFVFYEGPPSANGMPGIHHVMARAIKDIFCRYKTMKGFRVHRKAGWDTHGLPVELSVEKALNITKDDIGKKITVEEYSDACRKEVMKYTREWEELTRKMGYWVNMDDPYVTYDNQYIESVWWLLKQIYQKGLLYKGYTIQPYSPAAGTGLSSHELNQPGCYRDVKDTTAIAQFKALRNEKSEFLFEGVETDLYFLAWTTTPWTLPSNTALCVGPNINYVKVQSFNPYTGDPVTLILAKDLFPVYFNSKNAGLALEDYKPGDKKIPFKVLAEYTGERLKGVQYEQLIDWVRPEGKAFEVITGDFVTIEDGTGIVHIAPTFGADDDRVAKQHGISPLVVVDTEGKRQALVDRKGRFYPTIDLDPEFVEKYVNTETYHDFAGRSVKNEYDDKLEEDAATVDVDIAVMLKQQNKAFKIEKHVHSYPHCWRTDKPVLYYPLDSWFIKSTAVKDKMVALNNTINWKPKSTGTGRFGNWLENLVDWNLSRSRFWGTPLPIWRTEDGSEEICIGSMEELMAEIDKAVEAGFMSENPFAEFKVGDYSKDNYNRVDLHKSHVDNIILVSPSGQKMEREADLIDVWFDSGAMPYAQRHYPFQWKDKFKDVFPADFIAEGVDQTRGWFFTLHAIATMIDESVAFKNIISNGLVLDKNGVKMSKRLGNAVDPFDTIDKYGSDPLRWYMITNAQPWDNLKFDIDGVEEVKRKFFGTLYNTYNFFALYANVDGFKYAEEEIPVEKRPEIDRWIISLLNSLIKEVGESYENYEPTRAGRAISEFVSENLSNWFVRLSRKRYWGGEYSTDKVSAYQTLYTCLEAVAKLMAPIAPFYADLLFNDLNKVTGKASDLSVHLDNFPVYDNNLIDKDLEEKMAIAQKASSMILALRRKEKLKVRQPLGKIMVPVLNPHFKEQFEAVSNIILAEVNVKEVEFLTDTAGVIKKKIKPNFKALGPKYGKMMKQIAGAVNQLDQTAISAFESTGEYELTLGDEKIMLSLDDVEIQTEDIPGWTVATEGQMTIALDINVSEELKQEGIAREFINKIQNLRKESGFEVTDRIKLTVLKHDEYNQAVENHKEYICAQTLADALELTDKVDAAKSNEVEIDKDVMAQIEVEKVK
- a CDS encoding TraR/DksA C4-type zinc finger protein, whose product is MGDKNRYTDEELMEFKKIILVKLEKAQEDYTMYKNSITQGDGNDISDTSPTFKVLEEGAATLSKEEAGKLAQRQLKFIQHLQAALIRIENKTYGVCRETGKLISKERLRAVPHATLSIDAKKGQ
- a CDS encoding isoamylase early set domain-containing protein → MSIKKQYLKSKPECKVSFRVAKADAPNAETVKIVGEFNGWSEEVEPMKKLKSGDFTQTLNLETGKAYQFKYLIDGSVWENETEADSTAPNGIVEGEFNSVLDLN
- a CDS encoding BtpA/SgcQ family protein, producing the protein MQLNKTIIGMVHVAALPGTPKNSVAINVIINDAVEDARKLAKGGVAAIMIENMHDRPYLNRTVGPEIVASMTVVAQKIKQEVGLPLGIQILAGANKQALAVAMAAGLDFIRAEGFVFGHLADEGMMNSDAGELLRYRKKIGAGNIKIWTDIKKKHSSHAVSADVSVAEMARAAEFFLSDGVIVTGNATGMQASLDDVVEVKESTKLPLIIGSGLDSKNIEDYWPYADAFIVGSSFKCNGQWQNTIDSARVKTFMQKVNLLRAKS
- a CDS encoding DUF1080 domain-containing protein, with amino-acid sequence MRNLNLLITIITVLVFWGCSRPQQKSVNTLSKKEISDGWQLLFDGETLSEWKMFNGGAVSGWKIVDGVLHNSGQGSDHGGDIITKKQYADFELYLEWKIAPESNSGIFYRVQEGLTDAIYETGPEYQLLDDKGWSSPLEANQYSGANYGMNAPENARVKPTGEWNTTRIIVNKAHVEHWLNTTKVVEYELWTDDWAKNKAQGKWAETPHYGMAKTGHIGLQDHGGLTMFRNIKIKEL
- a CDS encoding CPBP family intramembrane glutamic endopeptidase, which produces MEITAFRDLRPFSQLVFTAFIVMVSVMIFFILSLVVAIPIWGLSTVLHLPEVNAATPQKIIRLYKFIQVVQAIGFFIVPPFVLGYLFHGKSNDYLYLNKSFRSQNVVLIIVLMFIVAPFINLVGELNNNMRFPAWLSGVENWMRNAEEHAAEITNAFLAVKNISGLAFNLFMIALLPALGEELLFRGVIQKIFSKITRSHHWGIWISAILFSALHMQFFGFVPRVLLGALFGYLLVWSGSMWLPILAHFLNNAIAVIAIYLINKQTITPNYENIGSTADSYYMAGISLALTIVFLLMIRKQNKGKTIPV
- a CDS encoding lipoprotein signal peptidase, with translation MSRTIKSLIIIFSILIIDQVLKFWIKTNLSIGDEIVVFKDWFILHFVENNGMAFGFEFAGEYGKMFLSVFRIVAVIAIGWYLFKLAKQKDVPFGFIACIALIFAGAIGNIIDSLFYGIIFNHSYGQVASLFPEEGGYSSFLHGRVVDMFYFPLIEGRYPEWLPKVGGNPFIFFRPVFNIADSAITVGIFSILIFYRKYFNKLDEQKKQNESTEANQAE